The genomic window TATAAATTTCGTACCTCAACAACAAAAAATGATTTTGTCGTTCATTATCAAATCAAGCCGATCGATGAGAAATCTTGTGAAGTCCATTATACGGAACAGATGGAATCACACGGAATGTTGCAGAAAATGAATGATATGATCTTAGGAACAATGTTGATGTACTTTAAAAAGAGACGTTTTAAAAAGATGCTAGGAATGATTGAAGAATCCTATTAAACGGGTAGCGAATCTGACCGTAGCACAAAGAGGATAACTGATGATCAAAAAGAGAATAAGTTGTGAAAGCAATGCTCT from Enterococcus sp. DIV1094 includes these protein-coding regions:
- a CDS encoding DUF3284 domain-containing protein, yielding MEIVKTLNIPASFFYDKVMDSVLFDVRKATGKSVTRKQLKNLEYIKQFSQNNRARIIIEEVIDNQSYKFRTSTTKNDFVVHYQIKPIDEKSCEVHYTEQMESHGMLQKMNDMILGTMLMYFKKRRFKKMLGMIEESY